A single window of Ornithorhynchus anatinus isolate Pmale09 chromosome 3, mOrnAna1.pri.v4, whole genome shotgun sequence DNA harbors:
- the UBE2L6 gene encoding ubiquitin/ISG15-conjugating enzyme E2 L6 isoform X1 — protein MTASKRVAKELEDLQNAPPQYLRDLFSDDANVLLWHGLLLPDTPPYNLRAFKVKISFPPEYPFKPPKVAFTTKIYHPNVDENGQVCLPLISNENWKPSTKTSQVLEALVSLLNKPELGQPLRAELADQLTKNPALFQKKAKEFTLSFGEKRPA, from the exons ATGACGGCGAGCAAGCGGGTGGCCAAG GAGCTGGAAGATCTGCAAAATGCCCCTCCTCAGTACCTGCGAGACCTCTTCAGTGATGATGCCAACGTGCTCCTGTGGCATGGGCTGCTTCTGCCG gacaCCCCGCCCTACAATCTGAGGGCTTTCAAGGTCAAAATCAGCTTTCCTCCCGAGTATCCCTTCAAGCCTCCCAAGGTGGCCTTCACCACCAAGATCTACCACCCCAATGTGGATGAGAATGGTCAGGTGTGCCTGCCCCTCATCAGCAATGAGAACTGGAAACCATCCACCAAGACCAGCCAAG TCCTGGAGGCGCTTGTCTCGCTGTTGAACAAACCGGAGCTGGGGCAGCCTCTGCGAGCCGAGTTGGCCGACCAGCTCACCAAGAACCCGGCGCTGTTCCAGAAGAAGGCCAAGGAGTTCACCCTCTCTTTCGGGGAGAAGCGCCCCGCTTAG
- the LOC100076585 gene encoding zinc finger protein 34-like isoform X1, which yields MSSERGKAAGFPPSLQMAVTFEDVAVYLSREEWERLGSAQRSLYRDVMQENYWNLVSLGLPILKPEVIDRLEQGEEPWSKDYLSTGEQEMLEGLPPGYGRENTEEKGVVDKKPQEMPARRSRGSHFWNLEQGKARRNHGRLEKQRGKRQETPTPHTWGLGKLSVPPSKASAEEKAYICSECGKSFTQWSNLTKHQKIHSGEKLYKCVDCGKRFSYSYLYIQHLRTHTGEKPYKCPECGKNFSENSNLIRHKKTHRGEKPYTCTECGKRFTVNSSLLTHRRIHTGEKPYKCSQCGKSFTHNTTLIEHQRTHTGEKPYKCSDCEKSFIQRSDLIKHRRTHTGKKPYKCPQCGKNFSLSSNLLRHQRLHTAEKPYKCPECGDGFGQRAEVADHIETHRLGKALSGTGSPVGPGLPRSLSSVEGPRPLPVSRS from the exons atgAGCAGCGAACGGGGCAAAGCAGCAG GGTTCCCGCCGTCGCTACAGATGGCAGTGACGTTTGAAGACGTGGCTGTCTACTTGTCCCGAGAGGAGTGGGAGCGGCTGGGCTCGGCTCAGAGGTCCCTGTACAGGGATGTCATGCAAGAAAACTATTGGAATCTGGTGTCTCTGG GTCTTCCCATTCTCAAACCAGAGGTGATTGATCGGCTGGAGCAAGGGGAAGAACCCTGGAGTAAAGATTACCTCAGCACCGGTGAACAGGAAATGTTGGAAGGCCTTCCTCCAG GATACGGAAGGGAAAATACAGAGGAGAAAGGTGTGGTGGATAAGAAACCTCAAGAGATGCCCGCAAGGAGATCCAGAGGAAGCCACTTTTGGAATCTCGAGCAGGGAAAAGCCCGTAGGAATCATGGCAGATTGGAAAAGCAGAGGGGAAAACGGcaggagacccccaccccccacacctggGGCCTAGGGAAGCTCTCCGTACCCCCCAGTAAAGCCAGCGCCGAGGAGAAAGCCTACATATGTAGCGAGTGCGGGAAAAGTTTTACCCAGTGGTCCAACCTCACAAAGCATCAGAAAATCCACTCGGGAGAGAAACTCTACAAGTGTGTGGATTGCGGGAAACGGTTCAGTTACAGCTACTTGTACATACAGCATCTGAGAACCCACACCGGAGAAAAGCCCTACAAATGTCCCGAGTGTGGGAAAAACTTCAGCGAGAACTCCAACCTCATTCGACACAAGAAAACCCACAGAGGCGAGAAACCCTACACGTGCACCGAATGTGGGAAACGGTTCACCGTGAACTCGTCCCTGCTCACCCACCGGCGAATTCACACAGGGGAGAAACCTTATAAATGTTCCCAGTGCGGCAAGAGCTTTACCCATAACACGACACTCATCGAACACCAGAGGACCCACACGGGAGAGAAACCCTATAAATGTTCCGACTGTGAGAAAAGCTTCATCCAGCGTTCGGACCTGATTAAGCATCGGCGCACGCACACTGGCAAGAAGCCCTATAAGTGTCCTCAGTGTGGTAAAAATTTTAGCCTCAGCTCCAACCTGCTGAGGCACCAGAGACTTCACACCGCCGAAAAGCCCTATAAGTGTCCAGAGTGCGGGGATGGCtttggccagagagctgaggttgCCGATCACATTGAGACCCACAGGTTAGGGAAGGCCCTTTCCGGAACCGGGTCCCCAGTGGGACCTGGGCTTCCGAGGTCGCTCTCATCCGTAGAGGGACCCAGGCCGCTCCCCGTCTCCCGGTCATAG
- the UBE2L6 gene encoding ubiquitin/ISG15-conjugating enzyme E2 L6 isoform X2, whose product MKIAPAELEDLQNAPPQYLRDLFSDDANVLLWHGLLLPDTPPYNLRAFKVKISFPPEYPFKPPKVAFTTKIYHPNVDENGQVCLPLISNENWKPSTKTSQVLEALVSLLNKPELGQPLRAELADQLTKNPALFQKKAKEFTLSFGEKRPA is encoded by the exons GAGCTGGAAGATCTGCAAAATGCCCCTCCTCAGTACCTGCGAGACCTCTTCAGTGATGATGCCAACGTGCTCCTGTGGCATGGGCTGCTTCTGCCG gacaCCCCGCCCTACAATCTGAGGGCTTTCAAGGTCAAAATCAGCTTTCCTCCCGAGTATCCCTTCAAGCCTCCCAAGGTGGCCTTCACCACCAAGATCTACCACCCCAATGTGGATGAGAATGGTCAGGTGTGCCTGCCCCTCATCAGCAATGAGAACTGGAAACCATCCACCAAGACCAGCCAAG TCCTGGAGGCGCTTGTCTCGCTGTTGAACAAACCGGAGCTGGGGCAGCCTCTGCGAGCCGAGTTGGCCGACCAGCTCACCAAGAACCCGGCGCTGTTCCAGAAGAAGGCCAAGGAGTTCACCCTCTCTTTCGGGGAGAAGCGCCCCGCTTAG
- the LOC100076585 gene encoding zinc finger protein 34-like isoform X2, producing MSSERGKAAGFPPSLQMAVTFEDVAVYLSREEWERLGSAQRSLYRDVMQENYWNLVSLEVIDRLEQGEEPWSKDYLSTGEQEMLEGLPPGYGRENTEEKGVVDKKPQEMPARRSRGSHFWNLEQGKARRNHGRLEKQRGKRQETPTPHTWGLGKLSVPPSKASAEEKAYICSECGKSFTQWSNLTKHQKIHSGEKLYKCVDCGKRFSYSYLYIQHLRTHTGEKPYKCPECGKNFSENSNLIRHKKTHRGEKPYTCTECGKRFTVNSSLLTHRRIHTGEKPYKCSQCGKSFTHNTTLIEHQRTHTGEKPYKCSDCEKSFIQRSDLIKHRRTHTGKKPYKCPQCGKNFSLSSNLLRHQRLHTAEKPYKCPECGDGFGQRAEVADHIETHRLGKALSGTGSPVGPGLPRSLSSVEGPRPLPVSRS from the exons atgAGCAGCGAACGGGGCAAAGCAGCAG GGTTCCCGCCGTCGCTACAGATGGCAGTGACGTTTGAAGACGTGGCTGTCTACTTGTCCCGAGAGGAGTGGGAGCGGCTGGGCTCGGCTCAGAGGTCCCTGTACAGGGATGTCATGCAAGAAAACTATTGGAATCTGGTGTCTCTGG AGGTGATTGATCGGCTGGAGCAAGGGGAAGAACCCTGGAGTAAAGATTACCTCAGCACCGGTGAACAGGAAATGTTGGAAGGCCTTCCTCCAG GATACGGAAGGGAAAATACAGAGGAGAAAGGTGTGGTGGATAAGAAACCTCAAGAGATGCCCGCAAGGAGATCCAGAGGAAGCCACTTTTGGAATCTCGAGCAGGGAAAAGCCCGTAGGAATCATGGCAGATTGGAAAAGCAGAGGGGAAAACGGcaggagacccccaccccccacacctggGGCCTAGGGAAGCTCTCCGTACCCCCCAGTAAAGCCAGCGCCGAGGAGAAAGCCTACATATGTAGCGAGTGCGGGAAAAGTTTTACCCAGTGGTCCAACCTCACAAAGCATCAGAAAATCCACTCGGGAGAGAAACTCTACAAGTGTGTGGATTGCGGGAAACGGTTCAGTTACAGCTACTTGTACATACAGCATCTGAGAACCCACACCGGAGAAAAGCCCTACAAATGTCCCGAGTGTGGGAAAAACTTCAGCGAGAACTCCAACCTCATTCGACACAAGAAAACCCACAGAGGCGAGAAACCCTACACGTGCACCGAATGTGGGAAACGGTTCACCGTGAACTCGTCCCTGCTCACCCACCGGCGAATTCACACAGGGGAGAAACCTTATAAATGTTCCCAGTGCGGCAAGAGCTTTACCCATAACACGACACTCATCGAACACCAGAGGACCCACACGGGAGAGAAACCCTATAAATGTTCCGACTGTGAGAAAAGCTTCATCCAGCGTTCGGACCTGATTAAGCATCGGCGCACGCACACTGGCAAGAAGCCCTATAAGTGTCCTCAGTGTGGTAAAAATTTTAGCCTCAGCTCCAACCTGCTGAGGCACCAGAGACTTCACACCGCCGAAAAGCCCTATAAGTGTCCAGAGTGCGGGGATGGCtttggccagagagctgaggttgCCGATCACATTGAGACCCACAGGTTAGGGAAGGCCCTTTCCGGAACCGGGTCCCCAGTGGGACCTGGGCTTCCGAGGTCGCTCTCATCCGTAGAGGGACCCAGGCCGCTCCCCGTCTCCCGGTCATAG